Proteins from a genomic interval of Desulfobacteraceae bacterium:
- a CDS encoding HDOD domain-containing protein, whose product MSTALKERILKKQSDLPSMFQVVMKAREVMANPKTSFNDIAAVLETDQALAGRVLKMANSAYYGLSGMVSSIQHASVVLGFKTLEEVITLAGSTSFLGSGLTGYGIDAGGLWRHSLAVAVGSKTIAAGRSGGLQEHAFTAGLFHDAGKIILDPHVQERKADFDALLAAVGGSCFQAERKLFGFDHAELAAELCKQWQIPEIQAVGVGFHHNPCGAGGEDLAYILEVADLIAHMTDGPDEIDPFCFQAAAGSLEHLGLQPQGLAELAQTVRDAVQKITAQIA is encoded by the coding sequence ATGTCAACGGCCCTCAAAGAGCGGATTCTCAAGAAACAGAGCGACCTGCCGTCCATGTTCCAGGTGGTCATGAAGGCCCGGGAGGTCATGGCCAACCCCAAAACCAGCTTCAACGATATCGCCGCCGTGCTGGAGACCGATCAGGCCCTGGCCGGGCGGGTGCTCAAAATGGCCAATTCGGCCTACTACGGCCTCAGCGGCATGGTCTCCTCGATTCAGCACGCCTCGGTGGTCCTGGGGTTTAAAACCCTCGAGGAGGTCATCACCCTGGCGGGCAGCACGAGTTTTCTGGGCAGTGGGCTGACCGGCTACGGCATCGATGCCGGCGGGCTGTGGCGCCATTCGCTGGCCGTGGCGGTGGGCTCAAAGACCATCGCCGCCGGCCGCAGCGGCGGCCTGCAGGAGCATGCCTTCACCGCCGGCCTGTTCCACGACGCCGGCAAAATCATCCTGGACCCCCACGTCCAGGAGCGCAAGGCCGATTTCGATGCGCTCCTGGCGGCGGTCGGGGGCAGCTGCTTCCAGGCCGAGCGCAAACTCTTCGGCTTCGACCACGCGGAACTCGCCGCCGAACTCTGCAAGCAGTGGCAGATCCCGGAGATTCAGGCCGTCGGGGTGGGGTTTCACCACAACCCATGCGGCGCCGGGGGCGAGGATCTGGCCTACATTCTGGAAGTGGCGGACCTGATTGCCCACATGACCGACGGTCCGGACGAGATCGACCCCTTCTGCTTCCAGGCCGCGGCCGGGTCGCTGGAACACCTGGGACTCCAACCCCAGGGGCTAGCCGAATTGGCGCAAACCGTGCGGGACGCCGTGCAGAAAATCACCGCCCAAATCGCCTGA
- a CDS encoding methylated-DNA--[protein]-cysteine S-methyltransferase produces MKPPPDHQHVIAHTPLGFAAVIYRDQPFGVVEILLPQPGDDLRARLQAAGAPEAGRHPDALALAQAIQDYFEGRPPAPAWPHWEWLDLSGLTPLQQATLKATVGIPYGQTRTYREVAQAAGNPRAARAAGTALAKNPYPILIPCHRVIRSDGSCGSFGGGTPLKQAMLALERQGQNTGAAPPPSR; encoded by the coding sequence ATGAAACCGCCCCCAGACCATCAGCACGTCATCGCCCACACCCCGCTGGGGTTTGCGGCCGTGATCTACCGCGACCAGCCTTTCGGCGTGGTGGAAATCCTGCTGCCCCAGCCCGGCGACGACCTGCGGGCCCGGCTGCAGGCGGCAGGTGCCCCGGAGGCCGGCCGGCACCCGGACGCCCTGGCCCTGGCGCAGGCCATCCAGGACTATTTCGAGGGCCGACCGCCGGCCCCCGCCTGGCCCCACTGGGAGTGGCTGGACCTCAGCGGGCTGACCCCCCTGCAGCAGGCCACCCTCAAGGCCACCGTGGGCATCCCCTACGGCCAGACGCGGACCTACCGTGAGGTGGCGCAGGCAGCGGGCAACCCCAGGGCCGCGCGCGCGGCCGGCACCGCCCTCGCCAAAAACCCCTACCCCATTCTGATTCCCTGCCACCGGGTGATCCGCAGCGACGGGTCGTGCGGCAGTTTCGGCGGCGGCACCCCCCTCAAGCAGGCCATGCTAGCCCTCGAGCGCCAGGGTCAAAACACAGGCGCCGCACCTCCCCCCAGCCGCTGA
- a CDS encoding ribonuclease J gives MLKIIPLGGLGEIGLNMMVFEYGETMVIVDAGLMFPEDYMLGVDIVIPDLDFIRRNAAKVCGIVLTHGHEDHIGALPYLLREVNVPIYGTPFTLGLVRHKLQERDMLQAARLQAISSAAPLRLGAFELEFIDVCHSVVGGVGVAFRTPLGIVIHTGDFKIGHDAVGGMRTDLNKFACLGQEGVLALLSDSTNVEKEGYTISDREIGETLTRIITAGSGRTIVVLFASSIGRIQQVIDIARQRGSKVVIDGRSIEISVGIARQLGYLSLPPEMTIGVEELAEHPDNEIIIITTGSQGEPMSALARMATGSHKHIRIKNGDTVILSSKFIPGNEKAIAGMINQLYRRGADVIYEKISMIHVSGHAFQEELKLMISLTRPRYFIPIHGEYRHLVLHSRLAQQVGIPRERVLLAENGQTVGFDADGGRILGEVDTGRVLIDGKGVGDVGRSVLKQRRVLSEEGLVVVNMAFDEETGIIVYGPEIVSRGFVFETATGHLLEDAKCVILEIVDEISPETPNRLATIRAMVQTALRQYFTFAIKRRPVILPFILEI, from the coding sequence ATGCTGAAAATTATTCCACTGGGCGGGTTGGGCGAAATCGGGCTCAACATGATGGTCTTTGAATACGGCGAGACGATGGTGATCGTCGATGCGGGCCTGATGTTCCCCGAGGACTACATGCTCGGGGTGGACATCGTGATCCCCGACCTGGACTTCATCCGCCGCAACGCCGCCAAAGTCTGCGGCATCGTCCTGACCCACGGCCATGAGGACCACATCGGGGCGCTGCCCTACCTGCTGCGCGAGGTCAACGTCCCGATTTACGGCACCCCCTTCACCTTGGGGCTGGTGCGCCACAAGCTGCAAGAGCGCGACATGCTGCAGGCCGCCCGCCTGCAGGCCATCTCCAGCGCGGCGCCGCTGCGGCTGGGGGCCTTCGAGCTCGAATTCATCGACGTCTGCCACAGCGTCGTGGGGGGGGTCGGGGTGGCCTTCCGCACGCCCCTGGGGATCGTGATCCACACCGGCGATTTCAAAATCGGCCACGACGCCGTCGGCGGCATGCGCACCGACCTCAACAAGTTCGCCTGCCTGGGCCAGGAAGGGGTGCTGGCGCTGCTCTCGGACTCCACCAACGTGGAAAAGGAGGGCTACACGATCTCCGACCGCGAGATCGGCGAGACCCTGACCAGAATCATCACCGCCGGCAGCGGCCGCACCATCGTGGTGCTCTTCGCCTCCAGCATCGGACGGATCCAGCAGGTGATCGACATCGCCCGGCAGCGCGGCAGCAAGGTGGTCATCGACGGTCGAAGCATCGAGATCAGCGTCGGCATCGCCCGGCAGCTGGGCTACCTGAGCCTGCCGCCGGAGATGACCATCGGCGTCGAGGAACTCGCCGAGCACCCCGACAACGAGATCATCATCATCACCACCGGCAGCCAGGGCGAGCCGATGTCCGCCCTGGCGCGGATGGCCACCGGCAGCCACAAGCACATCCGGATCAAAAACGGCGACACGGTCATTCTGTCCTCCAAATTCATCCCGGGCAACGAGAAGGCCATCGCCGGCATGATCAACCAGCTGTACCGCCGGGGGGCGGATGTCATCTACGAAAAGATCTCGATGATCCACGTTTCGGGCCACGCCTTTCAGGAGGAGCTCAAGCTGATGATCAGCCTGACCCGCCCGCGCTACTTCATTCCGATCCACGGCGAGTACCGGCACCTGGTTCTCCACTCCCGGCTGGCCCAGCAGGTCGGGATCCCCAGGGAGCGCGTGCTGCTGGCCGAAAACGGCCAGACCGTCGGCTTCGACGCGGACGGCGGCCGCATCCTGGGCGAGGTCGACACCGGCCGGGTCCTGATCGACGGCAAGGGGGTCGGGGACGTGGGCCGCAGCGTGCTCAAGCAGCGCCGGGTTCTGTCCGAGGAGGGGTTGGTGGTGGTCAACATGGCCTTTGACGAGGAAACCGGGATCATCGTCTACGGGCCGGAAATCGTCTCCCGCGGGTTTGTCTTCGAAACCGCCACCGGCCACCTGCTGGAGGACGCCAAGTGCGTCATCCTCGAAATCGTAGACGAGATCAGCCCGGAGACCCCCAACCGCCTGGCCACCATCCGCGCCATGGTGCAGACCGCCCTGCGGCAGTACTTCACCTTCGCCATCAAGCGCCGGCCGGTGATACTGCCGTTCATCTTAGAGATTTAG
- a CDS encoding 1-acyl-sn-glycerol-3-phosphate acyltransferase, translating into MLQTIAIALWTVFVTVIFSYLSILLSLVGTSGNLSHLSARLWGRSILAASGIRVRVTGMERIDPAKSYIFMSNHQSNFDIPVLLAYLKVQFRWLAKEELFKIPFFGYAMQRVGYISINRSDRRSAFLSLKRAAQIIRGGVSVLIFPEGTRSLDGQIRPFKKGGFILALDAGVPIVPVVIRGTRSIMPKERLRIRPGRVSLEILAPIDTTAYTRKSKEDLIAAVRRAICEGFYGKG; encoded by the coding sequence ATGCTGCAGACGATTGCAATTGCGCTTTGGACGGTTTTTGTCACGGTTATTTTCAGTTACCTGTCCATTCTGCTCTCCCTGGTGGGGACCAGCGGGAACCTTTCCCACCTCTCGGCCCGCCTCTGGGGCCGCTCGATTCTGGCCGCCAGCGGCATTCGGGTCCGGGTCACGGGCATGGAGAGAATCGACCCGGCGAAATCCTATATCTTCATGTCCAATCACCAGAGCAATTTCGACATCCCCGTCCTGCTGGCGTACCTCAAAGTTCAGTTCCGCTGGCTGGCCAAGGAGGAGCTCTTCAAAATTCCTTTTTTCGGCTACGCCATGCAGCGCGTGGGATACATCAGCATCAACCGCTCGGACCGCCGCTCGGCCTTTCTAAGCCTCAAGCGAGCCGCCCAGATCATCCGCGGCGGCGTGTCGGTCCTGATCTTTCCTGAGGGCACGCGCAGCTTGGACGGCCAGATCCGGCCGTTCAAGAAGGGCGGCTTCATCCTGGCCCTTGATGCCGGGGTCCCCATCGTGCCGGTGGTGATCCGCGGCACCCGCTCGATCATGCCCAAAGAGCGCCTGCGGATACGGCCCGGCCGGGTGAGTCTTGAAATCCTGGCCCCCATCGACACCACCGCTTACACGCGCAAGTCCAAGGAGGACCTGATCGCGGCGGTCCGCCGGGCCATTTGCGAGGGCTTTTATGGGAAGGGGTAG